One genomic window of Dunckerocampus dactyliophorus isolate RoL2022-P2 chromosome 7, RoL_Ddac_1.1, whole genome shotgun sequence includes the following:
- the LOC129185519 gene encoding ankyrin repeat domain-containing protein 34A — protein sequence MGDGGPLQVEGNALLKAVFQGKLRLTRLLLEGGAYINEGNDLGETPISAACLANYEDHQTRHRMVRYLLEKGADPNIPDKSGRTALMHACAKQAGKEVVSLLLQNGADPSLKDYSGSSALMHALNRGDRDTLQILLDACRAKGKEVIIITTDTSPSGTKKTKQYLNSPPSPGVVDKVSPACMSPSEVEIATSSPAAEDGMFSFSLASALPLPSSTKRPPPRKLLKRLNSEPWGLVAPSVSCTVPQESVSGRLDEEEGGCDLSRAVMEINGLCLTETTRPLLSRRHSIETHDPCSAKVIDRTSSEDCPMLSASSWADKVQQHQSLYRRSTAPEAQENAGPSSVGATQILPHPKLIRIEHSELDNHLSPDSIPGSPDSGRMSVERRRYNASPLSLVTSSSRESLENIPNSVSPITVRRRTPGLLERRGSGTLLLDHISHTRPGFLPPLNINLQRPIPDIRAGSKPPSPVHSGHKILCPVAPSSPKRGPDFKTKKKLMRRHSMQTEQMKQLSTFQEILAEKVIESNGD from the coding sequence ATGGGGGACGGAGGACCCCTCCAGGTGGAGGGCAACGCCCTCCTCAAAGCCGTCTTCCAGGGCAAGCTGAGGCTGACCCGTCTGCTGCTGGAGGGCGGTGCTTACATCAACGAAGGCAATGACCTCGGTGAAACTCCCATCTCGGCTGCCTGCTTGGCGAACTACGAAGACCATCAGACTCGCCACAGGATGGTGCGCTACCTGCTGGAGAAAGGCGCCGATCCAAACATCCCCGACAAGAGTGGGAGGACGGCCCTCATGCACGCCTGTGCCAAGCAAGCCGGGAAGGAGGTGGTTTCCCTCCTGCTGCAGAACGGGGCGGATCCCAGCCTCAAAGACTATTCAGGAAGCTCCGCCCTCATGCACGCTCTCAACAGGGGGGACCGCGACACACTGCAGATCCTGTTGGACGCCTGCAGGGCCAAAGGCAAGGaggtcatcatcatcacaacagaTACATCTCCGTCCGGTACCAAAAAGACAAAGCAGTACCTCAACTCTCCTCCCTCTCCGGGCGTCGTGGACAAGGTGTCCCCCGCTTGCATGTCGCCATCGGAGGTGGAGATTGCCACTTCATCTCCGGCAGCAGAAGATGGAATGTTCAGCTTTTCCCTGGCCTCCGCCTTGCCTTTACCTTCCTCCACCAAGAGACCACCCCCTCGCAAGCTCCTCAAGAGGCTAAACTCAGAGCCTTGGGGTCTGGTGGCACCCTCGGTGTCGTGCACGGTTCCTCAAGAGAGTGTGAGTGGGCGTCTGGACGAGGAGGAGGGCGGGTGCGACCTGAGCAGAGCGGTGATGGAAATAAACGGACTGTGCCTCACAGAGACAACGAGACCTCTGTTGTCACGGCGACACAGCATTGAGACCCACGACCCTTGTTCGGCTAAAGTCATTGACCGAACCTCGTCCGAGGACTGCCCCATGCTGTCTGCTTCCTCCTGGGCTGACAAGGTCCAACAGCACCAGAGCCTGTACCGCAGGAGCACAGCGCCAGAGGCCCAAGAGAACGCTGGACCGTCCAGTGTTGGTGCCACACAGATCCTTCCTCATCCCAAACTTATCCGTATAGAGCACTCGGAGTTGGACAACCACCTGAGTCCAGATTCCATTCCGGGATCTCCTGACTCTGGGCGAATGTCTGTGGAGCGGAGGAGGTACAACGCTTCCCCCTTGTCTCTGGTCACCAGCTCCTCTCGTGAGTCTCTAGAGAACATCCCTAACTCCGTGTCCCCCATCACCGTGCGTCGACGTACCCCTGGGCTCCTAGAGCGCCGTGGCTCCGGGACCTTACTCCTGGACCACATATCGCACACCAGGCCTGGTTTCCTGCCACCACTCAATATCAACCTCCAGAGACCCATCCCAGACATCCGGGCTGGCAGCAAGCCGCCCTCTCCAGTCCATAGTGGACACAAGATCCTGTGTCCCGTGGCCCCGTCCTCACCCAAACGTGGTCCAGACTTCAAGACCAAGAAGAAGCTGATGAGAAGACACTCCATGCAGACGGAGCAGATGAAACAGCTCTCCACCTTCCAGGAGATCCTGGCCGAGAAGGTCATTGAGTCGAACGGAGACTGA
- the iqgap3 gene encoding ras GTPase-activating-like protein IQGAP3 has product MADSSAQNNYGRLTAEQMDEQRLQNVAYQYLCRLEEAKRWMEACLGEELSTTIELEETLRNGVILAKLGHRFAPAVVPLKKIYDSEQLRYQAVGLQFRHTDNINHWRDAMTALGLPAIFQPETTDIYDKKNMPRAIYCLHALSMYLYRLGLAPQITDLCGKVKFTEEEINNMRLELDKYGIQLPAFHKIGGILSNELSVDEAAVHAAVIAINEAVERGQLGVTAEALRNPNALLSDLQETLMSIYQEMLLQAKRKKAQLAASRGGGSEDIYEEYLTRREIQNNIAVVNVRSAVEQVDEALNSADDIYLLRALEQPCLALRGLHSDNVSWYLEQLTADRHMKALDQGSVDPLEPDELQEAVSAANQEAGRARKMEAAVQSVNESLRGSDTRHTVSCLMNSDLQLPPVFPSAASLYHSELQRLQRQTVQGVLQQEEMFVAVEMLSAVVLINQVVETGNLQQFSSSVASPSVGLTDVNHALMDRYFESLTWMKQQAGRELLTWNQLQEGINSVNNCVQDEHQQILALSLVNEAVFMGDTQQLLSALMLPSSGVEEVFPNNACRYLSLLTTTRQQKSQQSGDTAAELWLADIQEIVRRANQDTRKALKLCLAVAAVNQAVKEKQMHQTLRVLSLPEMALQGVSRHCAAEYQQRLNILVQLKLNRGDNKSPWVRFQMEDGSLYFFHLNKLEGHWEKPHNFVHNSVFLDQHEIQEVVSSVWNAHERRMLWANNEALVTRLQAAIRGFLTRQQVVARQRYLHSHSDAVILIQAHWRKVIQQRAYRRRLQFLNRNWRAATKIQAFVKMWLARRAYRARLSFFKQHVGAIIKIQAFFRASRARGDYRMLVHSDTPPLCVVRKFVHLLDLGDGDIREEAELLRLRQEVVRTIRFNRQLEADLDLMDLKIGLLVRNRATLQEVVSHCKKLTKKNKEKLSDMMDVERSKGLKALSKDRKERLEAYQHLFYLLQTQPSYLAQLIFLMPQSRCTSFMEMLVFSLFNYGSDRREAFLLLQLFTEALQFEIRSKVSQPQDVVTGNPFVIKMLVNFYRHARGYNVLREALGPALKDVLLDRSLSIRTDPLDVYKTWINQTESQTGLKSSLPYDVSPEDALSHPEVQRRIDIAVVNLKNLTERVLKAITSNLHKLPYGLRYTAKVLRDTLRTKFPAANEDELYKVVGNLVYYRFMNPAIVAPDGFDIMEHSAGSALQPDQRHLLGSIARMLQHAAANKHFHGDGAYVSSLNQYISRTHTKFRKFLLSVCDVPDPEDHFRMDEYSELLIVNRPVIYISVSELVNTHKLLLEHQEVLCSDQSDPLGVLLNNLGPIPTLQELMSSTTTTAAADPASECSSSKTEVSLMLTNKFDIFNGSEDKADVKGLLLSTKQLIIDVIRTQPGETLSDVLKASTSHDQELRHQRLMQRRARQDACTPEKLKRNPSLVAYSTLSVEEKKRKIVRSLRRLEALGVLRAPRSQDHILQMIAKDIRSQRLHRQRRGAELLKLGQTLGSLQAKSTFHSEQVDYYRHYITSCLDNLTANSQATNKKASDARGKKKLPVVSYTAARLQEKGVLLEIEDLPCTQFKNVIFDIISGPQNGTFLIKARFLGIDMEQFLLKYQDLLQLQYEGVAVMKMFDKAKVNVNLLIFLLNKKFFKK; this is encoded by the exons ATGGCGGATTCGTCTGCTCAGAATAACT ATGGACGTCTGACAGCTGAGCAGATGGATGAGCAGAGGCTCCAAAATGTTGCATATCAATATTTGTGTCGACTGGAGGAGGCAAAGag GTGGATGGAGGCGTGTCTGGGAGAGGAGCTTTCTACTACCATCGAGCTTGAGGAGACGTTGAGGAACGGTGTAATTCTCGCCAAACTCGGCCATCGCTTCGCTCCCGCAGTCGTTCCTCTGAAGAAGATTTATGACTCGGAGCAACTGCGCTATCAG GCTGTGGGTCTTCAGTTCCGACATACTGACAACATCAATCACTGGAGGGATGCCATGACTGCACTGGGACTGCCAGCG ATCTTCCAGCCAGAAACGACTGATATTTACGACAAGAAGAACATGCCGAGAGCCATTTACTGCCTGCATGCGCTCAG CATGTACCTATACAGACTTGGCCTGGCTCCACAGATAACGGACCTTTGTGGGAAGGTCAAGTTCACAG AGGAGGAGATCAACAACATGAGGCTTGAGTTGGACAAATATGGTATTCAACTTCCCGCCTTTCACAAAATTGGAGGAATTCTGTCTAATGAGCTGTCAGTGGATGAAgctgcag TCCACGCGGCGGTCATCGCCATTAATGAGGCCGTGGAGAGAGGTCAACTTGGGGTCACCGCAGAGGCTCTCAGGAACCCAAACGCCCTGCTCAGTGACCTGCAGGAGACGCTGATGAGCATCTATCAGGAGATGCTCCTTCAGgccaaaagaaagaaagcacaGCTGGCTGCCAGCCGG GGTGGGGGCTCAGAGGATATCTATGAAGAATATCTGACTCGCAGAGAAATCCAAAACAACATCGCAGTGGTCAATG TGAGATCTGCGGTGGAACAGGTGGATGAAGCTCTGAACTCCGCAGATGACATTTATCTTCTCCGTGCTCTTGAGCAGCCTTGTTTGGCCCTTAGGGGTCTCCACAGTGACAATGTGTCGTGGTACCTGGAACAGCTAACAGCTGACCGCCACATGAAGGCGCtg GATCAGGGCTCTGTGGATCCACTTGAGCCTGATGAGCTTCAAGAGGCTGTGAGCGCTGCCAACCAGGAAGCCGGCAGAGCCAGGAAGA tggaGGCAGCAGTACAGAGTGTGAATGAGTCACTACGTGGCAGTGACACACGACACACGGTCAGCTGTCTGATGAACTCGGACCTTCAGCTGCCCCCCGTCTTCCCATCTGCTGCCTCTCTTTATCACAGCGAACTGCAGCGTCTACAGAGACAGACGGTCCAG GGTGTGCTGCAGCAGGAAGAGATGTTTGTTGCTGTGGAGATGCTGTCAGCGGTGGTACTCATCAATCAGGTGGTGGAGACTGGAAACTTGCAGCAGTTCAGCTCCTCAGTGGCCAGTCCATCAGTGGGCTTGACTGATGTCAACCACGCCTTGATGGACAG GTACTTTGAGTCTCTGACATGGATGAAGCAACAGGCAGGCAGAGAACTGCTGACCTGGAATCAGCTACAGGAGGGAATAAACTCTGTGAACAATTGTGTGCAGGACGAACATCAAC AGATCCTGGCTCTCAGTCTGGTTAATGAGGCTGTGTTCATGGGAGACACTCAACAGCTGCTTTCTGCGCTGatgctgccctctagtggtgtGGAGGAGGTTTTTCCCAACAATGCCTGCCGATATCTCAGCCTGCTGACCACAACCAGACAGCAGAAATCTCAG CAAAGTGGAGACACCGCAGCTGAGCTGTGGTTGGCGGATATCCAGGAAATAGTGAGaagagccaatcaggacactcGGAAAGCTCTGAAGC tGTGTCTGGCAGTTGCTGCTGTCAATCAAGCCGTGAAAGAGAAACAGATGCATCAGACACTGCGAGTTTTGTCTCTACCAGAGATGGCGCTGCAGGGTGTGAGTCGTCACTGTGCAGCAGAATACCAGCAGCGGCTCAACATTCTCGTCCAGCTTAAGCTGAACAGAG GAGACAACAAGAGTCCATGGGTTCGATTCCAAATGGAAGATGGCTCGTTGTACTTCTTCCACCTGAACAAACTGGAAGGCCATTGGGAGAAACCACACAACTTTGTGCACAACAGTGTGTTCCTGGACCAGCACGAGATTCAG GAAGTGGTCAGCAGCGTTTGGAATGCGCATGAGCGTCGCATGCTTTGGGCCAACAATGAAGCACTGGTCACTCGCCTGCAGGCGGCCATTAGAGGCTTTCTTACCAGGCAACAGGTGGTGGCTCGCCAACGCTACCTACACAGCCACTCCGACGCTGTTATCCTGATCCAG GCTCACTGGAGGAAGGTGATCCAGCAGAGGGCATACAGACGGCGGCTGCAGTTCCTCAACAGGAACTGGAGGGCAGCGACGAAG ATTCAGGCCTTTGTGAAGATGTGGTTGGCCAGGAGAGCATATCGAGCGCGATTGAGTTTCTTCAAACAACAT GTGGGTGCCATCATAAAGATCCAGGCTTTCTTCAGAGCCAGTCGGGCACGAGGAGACTACAGAATGCTGG TGCATTCGGACACGCCCCCCCTCTGTGTGGTCCGGAAGTTTGTTCACTTGCTTGATTTGGGTGACGGCGACATCAGAGAGGAGGCGGAACTTCTGCGTTTGAGGCAGGAGGTGGTGAGGACCATCCGCTTCAACCGTCAGCTGGAGGCCGACCTGGACCTCATGGACCTGAAGATTGGCCTACTGGTCCGCAACAGAGCCACTTTGCAG GAAGTGGTGTCTCACTGCAAGAAACTAACAAAGAAGAACAAAGAGAAGCTGTCAGACATGATGGACGTGGAGAGAAGTAAAGGCCTTAAGGCTCTGAGCAAAGACAGGAAGGAGAGACTTGAAGCATACCAGCACCTCTTCTACCTGCTACAG ACTCAGCCCTCCTATTTGGCCCAGCTAATCTTCCTGATGCCTCAGAGTCGTTGCACTTCCTTCATGGAGATGCTGGTCTTTAGCCTGTTCAACTATGGCTCGGACCGCCGCGAGGCCTtcctgctgctgcagctgtTCACCGAGGCGCTCCAGTTTGAGATCAG GTCAAAGGTCAGTCAGCCACAGGATGTGGTCACAGGTAACCCCTTTGTCATCAAAATGCTCGTGAACTTCTACCGCCATGCTCGTGGCTACAATGTCCTGCGGGAGGCGCTTGGTCCAGCTTTGAAGGACGTCCTGCTGGACCGCAGCCTCAGCATTAGAACTGACCCCCTGGACGTCTACAAGACTTGGATTAACCAGACTGAGAGCCAGACTGGACTAAAGAG CTCGCTGCCCTACGACGTCTCCCCTGAGGACGCTCTGTCTCATCCAGAAGTCCAGCGACGCATTGACATTGCGGTGGTCAACCTGAAGAACCTGACCGAGCGAGTCCTCAAGGCCATCACTTCCAACCTCCACAAGCTTCC GTACGGTCTGCGTTACACTGCAAAAGTTCTCAGAGACACCTTGAGGACAAAGTTTCCTGCTGCCAATGAGGATGAACTCTACAAG GTTGTGGGCAACTTGGTCTACTATCGCTTCATGAATCCTGCCATCGTGGCTCCAGATGGCTTCGACATTATGGAGCATTCGGCGGGCTCCGCCCTGCAACCAGACCAGCGCCACCTGCTGGGTTCAATTGCTCGCATGCTGCAGCACGCCGCTGCCAACAAGCACTTCCACGGAGATGGAGCCTATGTCAGTTCGCTCAACCAGTACATCAGCCGAACTCACACCAAGTTCAG GAAGTTCCTGCTATCTGTCTGCGATGTTCCTGATCCGGAGGACCACTTCAGAATGGACGAGTACTCAGAGCTGCTTATCGTCAACCGACCCGTGATCTACATCTCCGTGAGCGAGCTCGTCAACACGCACAAG CTCTTGTTGGAACATCAGGAGGTTCTGTGTTCTGACCAGTCAGACCCACTCGGAGTCCTGCTGAACAACCTCGGCCCTATTCCCACCCTGCAGGAGCTGATGAGTAGTACAACAACAACTGCAG CAGCTGATCCAGCATCAGAATGCTCTTCCAGTAAGACGGAAGTTTCACTGATGCTCACTAAcaagtttgacatttttaacGGCTCTGAGGACAAAGCGGACGTCAAAGGACTGCTGCTCAG CACAAAGCAGTTGATTATTGACGTCATCAGGACTCAGCCTGGTGAGACTCTGAGTGACGTCCTCAAAGCATCAACATCACACGACCAG GAATTGCGACACCAGCGTCTGATGCAGCGGCGCGCTCGTCAAGATGCGTGCACGCCTGAGAAGTTGAAGAGGAACCCGTCGCTCGTGGCATACAGCACGCTGAGTGTcgaggagaagaagaggaagattGTGAGGAGTCTTCGTCGGCTGGAGGCTCTCGGAGTACTCCGAGCGCCACGCAGCCAAGACCACATCCTCCAGATGATCGCCAAG gACATACGCAGCCAGCGTCTGCACCGCCAGCGCCGTGGGGCGGAGCTTCTGAAACTTGGCCAGACTCTTGGCAGCCTGCAGGCAAAAAGCACCTTCCACAGTGAACAGGTGGACTACTACAGGCATTACATCACATCCTGTTTGGACAACCTGACAGCCAACAG TCAAGCCACCAATAAGAAAGCATCAGATGCCCGAGGGAAGAAGAAACTTCCTGTTGTGAGCTACACCGCCGCCCGCCTGCAAGAGAAAGGGGTTCTGCTGGAGATCGAAGACCTGCCGTGCACGCA GTTCAAAAATGTCATCTTTGACATCATTAGTGGACCACAGAACGGAACCTTTCTCATCAAAGCTCGCTTCCTCGGCATCGACATGGAACAATTCCTGCTCAAATACCAG GACCTCCTGCAGTTGCAATACGAAGGCGTGGCTGTGATGAAGATGTTCGACAAAGCAAAAGTCAATGTCAACTtgctcatcttcctcctcaACAAAAAGTTCTTCaagaaatga